The genome window GTTTCTGTTCAATGACATTGCCGCCGTGGATCGCTTTCAGCAGAGCGCCGATGGTCAGGCGCTGCTGAAGTCCATGGAAGACAAGAACATTACCGGCCTGGGCTACTGGCACAACGGCATGAAGCAGCTGTCCGCCAACAAGGCCCTGCACGAGCCCAAGGATGCCCGTGGCCTGAAGTTCCGCGTACAGGCTTCGGCGGTACTCGAGGCGCAGTTCAAGGCTGTGCGGGCCAACCCGCGCAAGATGAGCTTCGCCGAGGTTTATCAGGGTCTGCAGACCGGTGTGGTCAACGGTGCCGAGAACCCCTGGTCGAATATCTACTCGCAGAAGCTCTATGAAGTGCAGAAGTACATCACCGAGTCCAACAACGGTGTGCTCGACTACATGCTGATCACCAACACCACTTTCTGGAATGGCCTGCCGGCCGATGTGCGCAGCGAGCTGGAGAAAATCATCGTCGAGGTGACAGCCAAGGTGAACCAGCTGGCCGATGAGCTCAACGAGGGTGACAAGCAGCGCATCATCGCCGCCAAAACCAGCGAAATTATCCAGCTCACCCCGGAGCAGCGTGGCATGTGGGTTGATGCCATGAAGCCGGTGTGGAAGGAGTTCGAAGGCCAGATCGGTGCTGATCTGATCAAGAGTGCCGAGGCGGCCAACCAGCAGTAAACGGGTGCCGCCGGCATTGCCCGGGCAATGCCGGCGGTAGTCACTTCAGCCTGCCCAGGAGCAGTAATCGATGAAGAGCTTCCTGCGACTCTACGACCACTTCGAGGAAGGCTTCATCGCATTCCTGCTGGCGAGCATGACGCTGGTGACCTTCGTCTACGTGATACTCAACAACCTCTATACCCTTTTCTACTGGCTGGCAGATCGCTGGCCGGCCGCCAGCGATACGCTATTCAGCATTGGTGACAGCATTATCGAGGTGGCCCAGGCGATGACCTGGAGCATCTCGCTGACCAAGGCATTGTTTGCCTGGCTGATCTTTTTCGGTATTGCCTATGGCGTGCGGACTGCCGGGCATATCGGCGTGGATGCACTGGTCAAGCTGGCTACCAGGCCGGTACAGCGCATCATCGGCCTGATCGCCTGCCTCGCTTGCCTGTTCTATGCCGGCTTGATCGGCGTGGCCAGTTATGACTGGGTGGCCACCTTGTTCAAGGCCGGTATCGGCGCGGAAGACCTCGGTCATTACGGGGTCATGCAATGGCAGATTGCGCTGATCGTGCCGCTTGGCTATGCCGTGGTGTTTATCCGCTTTTTCGAGATTTTTGTGCGGATCCTGCGCAACCAGCAGACCGGACTCGGTCTGGCGGATGAAGCGGCAGAGGCCATGAAACTCACCGAGCACGACGAGCCTGCGCAACCGGAGGTCAAGCCATGACCATCCTGTTCCTGTTTGTCGCACTGTTTGTGCTGATGTTCATCGGGGTGCCGGTGGCGGTTTCTCTCGGTCTGGCCGGTTCCGTAACCATCATGCTGTTCAGCCCGGATTCGGTGCGCTCGCTGGCGATCAAGCTGTTCGAGACTTCCGAGCACTACACGCTGCTGGCGATTCCGTTCTTCCTGCTCTCCGGAGCCTTCATGACCACCGGTGGGGTGGCCAAGCGCCTGATCGATTTTGCCAATGCCTGCGTCGGACATATCCGTGGTGGCCTGGCAATTTCGGCGGTGCTGGCCTGCATGCTGTTCGCCGCCCTGTCCGGATCCTCGCCGGCGACCGTGGCTGCGGTGGGCTCGATCGCCATTGCCGGCATGGTGCGTTCCGGTTACCCCAAGGAATTCGGTGCCGGCATCGTCTGCAATGCGGGCACGCTGGGGATATTGATTCCGCCGTCGATCGTGATGGTGGTCTACGCGGCGGCCACCGAGCAGTCGGTAGGCAAGCTGTTCATGGCCGGTGTGGTGCCCGGCCTGTTGCTGGGTGTGGCATTGATGGTGGCGATCTACGTGGTTGCGCGCAAGATGGACCTGCCGGCACAGCCGCGCGCCAGTCTGCGGCAGTTACTGGGTGCCGGACGCCGCGCGCTGTGGGGCTTGCTGCTGATGGTGATCATTCTCGGCGGTATCTACTCGGGAATGTTCACGCCTACCGAAGCGGCGGCGGTCGCTGCGGTGTATGCCGGGTTCATTGCCCTGTTCGTCTACAAGGACATGACCTTCCGCGAGTGCCCCAAGGTGCTGCTGGAATCGGGCAAGCTGACCATCATGCTGATGTTCATCATCGCCAACGCCATGCTGTTTGCCCACGTACTGACCACCGAGCAGATTCCGCAGACCATCACCGCCATGGTCATCGAGGCCGGCCTGCAACCCTGGCAGTTCCTGATTGTGGTGAATATTGTGCTGCTGATTGCCGGCGCCTTCATGGAGCCTTCGGCGATTATCCTGATTCTCGCGCCGATCCTGTTTCCGATTGCCGTACAGCTGGGTATCGACCCGATCCACCTGGGTATCATCATGGTGGTGAACATGGAGATCGGCCTGATCACGCCGCCGGTGGGGCTGAACCTGTTCGTCACTTCGGCGGTCACCGGCATGCCACTGACTGCGGTGGTTCGCGCGGCGTGGCCGTGGCTGATGCTGCTGCTGAGCTTCCTGCTGGTGATCACCTATATCCCGGCGGTGACCATGGCCTTGCCGAACTGGCTGGGCATGCCCTGAGGCAGTAGAGCCCGCCAGTCCTGGCGGGCTGCAAGTTGGCGGGCTGGCCGGGTCGGTTCAGGCTGCGGTGGTTTGCGAGAACAGCTGCATCACCGCTACTCCGCCGACGATCATGCTCATGCCGAGCACGGCCGGCAGGTCGAGCTTTTGCTGATAGATGAATACCGCAGCGATGCTTACCAGCACGATGCCCATACCGGACCAGATGGCGTACGCAACCCCGACCGGCACGGTTTTCACCACCAGGCTGAGCAGGAACAGCGAGACAGGGTAGCCAACCACCACCAGCAGCAGTGGCAAGGGTTTGTTGAAGCCATCCAGCGCTTTCATCGAACTGGTCGCAATGACCTCGAGCACAATGGCGATGGTCAGGTAGAGATAGCCGGGCATTGGCGGTTCCGTGCAGAGCTGAGGGGCGAGCATGGTAGCAGGCGCGCCATGCTGCCGCGTAATTGCTCCAGCGTAGGCCGTTGTCGCTGGTCCTGATAAGCTCCCCGTCCATGAACAGACTTCTCTACAGCCTGCTGTTACACCTGGCCCTGCCACTGATTGGCCTGCGCTTGCTCTGGCGCGCGTGGCGGGCGCCGGCCTATGCGCGGCGGATCGGCGAGCGCTTTGCGCTTGGCCTGCCGCCGCTCAAGCCCGGCGGTATCTGGGTGCATGCGGTATCGGTGGGCGAAAGCATCGCTGCCGCGCCGATGATCAGGGCCTTGCTCGAACGCTATCCACAGCTGCCGATCACCATTACCTGCATGACCCCGACCGGCTCGGAGCGTATCCAGGCCATGTTTGCCGGCGCGGACTATCAGGGTCGCGTGCAGCACTGCTATCTGCCCTACGACTTGCCGTGGGCTTCGCGGCGTTTTCTGCGCGTAGTGCAGCCGCGACTGGCCGTCATCATGGAAACCGAGTTGTGGCCCAACCATATTCACCAGTGCGCGCTGCGCGGGGTGCCGGTGGCGCTGGCCAATGCGCGGTTGTCGGAGCGCTCGGCGCGCGGCTATGCGCGCTTTGCCCGCTTGACCGCGCCGATGCTGGCGGAGTTGAGCCTGATCGCGGCACAGACCGAAGCCGAAGCCGGACGCTTTCGCCAGCTGGGCGCGCGTAGCGAGTGTGTGCAGGTCACCGGCTCGATCAAATACGATCTGACGATTGATCCCCGGCTAACGGAACGCGCGACAGCTTTGCGCCAGCAATGGAGCGCCATTACGCGCCCGGTGTGGATTGCGGCCAGTACCCATGCCGGTGAAGACGCGATCGTGCTGGCAGCGCACCGGCAGTTGTTGCAGCGTTATCCGGACGCATTGCTGATTCTGGTGCCACGGCATCCGGAGCGTTTCGGCAGTGTTTTCGAGCTGTGCCAGCGTGCCGGGATGGTTACTTGCCGGCGCTCGCTGACGCAGCCGGTCGAGGCGACGACGCAGGTGTTGCTGGGTGACACCATGGGCGAGTTGCTGTTTCTCTATGCACTGGCCGATATTGCCTTTGTCGGCGGCAGTCTGGTGCCCAATGGCGGGCACAATCTGCTCGAGCCGGCAGCGCTGGGCAAGCCGGTACTGTCCGGGCCGGAGCTATTCAACTTCCTTGAAATTGCCGCGCAATTGCGCGCTGCCGGAGCGCTTGGCGAGGTGCAGGGGGCGGACACGCTGTGCGCCATGCTTGAGCGGCTCTGGCGACAGCCGGCCGAAGTCGGGCGCATGCGGGATGCCGGGCTGCAAGTCATGCGGCGCAATCAGGGTGCCTTGCAGCGCTTGCTGGATGGGCTGGCCGGTTTGCTGCCCGCCAGCTGATCGCCAGTCAGGCACAAATCACGGGCAAAAAAACGCCGGCTATGCCGGCGTTTTTTGCTTTGCCATGATTCCGCATCAGGGCCTTGGATCGTTCTTCAGTTGCAGTTCTGCAGCCTTGTCGACATCCGGTGGCAGGAAGTCCTTGTCCGGGTTGTAGGTGGCGGTCAGAAACTTGTCCAGCTCCTGCAGGTCGGTCGGGCTCAGGGTGCCGGCGGTCTGCTTCAGGCGCAGGTTATCGATGATGTAGGCGTAGCGCGCGGTGTTGTAGTTGCGCACCGAGGTGTACAGCGCGCGCTGGGCCAGCAGTACATCAACGATGTCGCGGGTGCCCACTTCGTAGCCGATCTGGGTGGCTTCCAGTGCACTCTTGTTGGAAATGATGGTCTGCTTGCGGGCAGAAACCTGCTCGACGTTGGTGCTGACGGCGCGGAACAGGTCACGGGCATCCTGCACCACTTTGCGGCGCAGGCTTTCCTGCTGGAATTCGGTTTGCTGCAACAGGTCGAAGGACTGGCGTACCTGTGAACTGGTGCGGCCGCCGGTATACAGTGGCATGTTCAACCGCACACCAATGCTGCTCTGGTCGGCATCACCGTTGTACAAACCGGGTATCGAACTGCCGTTGACCAGACCCAGGCTGTCATTGTCGCCGGTGGTGTACTGGGCAAAGGCGTTGACCGTTGGTGCATGGCCGGACTTGCTCTGCTTGAGACTCTCTTCGGCAGCGGTGACCGCATAGTTGCTGGCCTGCAGGCGCAGGTTCTGCTTGGTCGAGGTATCCACCCAGGCTTTGGCATCCAGCGGTGCCGGCGGCAGGATCGGCAGGCTGTGCATCAGGCCGGCAATCGAGGTGTAGGTTTCGTTGGTCAGCGTGGTCAGGGCCTGGAAAGCATCTTCGACAAAGCGCTGGGCCAGCAGGCGGTTGGCTCTGGCCGTGTCGTAACTGGCCTGGGCCTGGAGTACGTCGGTCTTGTCGGACAGGCCCACATCAAAGCGCTCGGTAGCCTGATCGAGCTGGCGCTTGAACGCGGCTTCTTCGGCTTTGCTGGTAGCCAGATCATCCTGCTTGCTCAGCACGTTGTAATAGGCATCGGCGGTTTGCAGGATGAGATCCTGCTGAATCGCGGAAAACTCCACTGCGGCCTGCTGGCCGGCGGCGTCTGCAGCCTTGAGCTGGAACCAGGCAGCGGCATTGAACAGCGGCTGGGTCAGGTTGGCCTGATACGAGGTGCCACTCCCGGTCTGGGCAATAGTGCCAAAGGGCCGGGTATCCACCGAGGTACGGGTGCTGGTGTTTTCCACTACGCCGTTGAGTTGCGGCAGCAGGTTGGCAAGGGCTTGCGGAACGGCTTCCTGCTGGGAGGCCAGCCTGGCCTGGGCTGCGGCCAGATCCGAGTTGTTTCTCACCGCGGCTCTGTACACACCCATAAGATCATTCTGGGTCGCCAGCGGAGGTTCGCTTGCCCAGGCTGGAGCGGCAACAACGGAGGCTATGGCAATAGCCAGTGACAGTCTGCGCAACATGCGGAATTCCTGAAATTTTACCTGATGGGCAAGGCTACGGGCGGCGCCTTAAAGGGTCAAGCTGAGCCTGCGCCGAAGGAGGTCTGGTTTGCAACAAGCTATGTTGCCTGTGCGCAACAATTGGCGCTTCTGACATGGTTTTGACCGATATTTGTGCTTAATCGACAGCAACTGCAACAGGCATGGCTTATGTGCCGATGCTTGATTAGACTGAGCGTGTTCTTGTCGGGGTGCCTCATGTCGAGGCTGAGATCGAATAGTTTCGGATCCCGTTGAACCTGATCAGGTTAAAGCCTGCGTAGGGAACAAGATTTCTCGCTGTTGCTTTGGCACACCCCGAGACCTCTCTCGCCAGTTCCGGCGCCCTTGGTTACCAGGTTCACTCCGACAACGCTTGCCTAGCTCGCCGTCGTGGAGATAACCCTGATGAATGCCCCGGAAAAAAATCTGAGCGAAAGCGCCCAGGTCGATCAGCAATCCGTACAGCCCTTTACCCGCTCGCAAAAAATCTACGTACAGGGCTCGCGCCCGGATATTCGCGTGCCAATGCGCGAGATCACCCTGGATGTGACGCCGACGGATCTCGGTGGCGAAATCAATGCGCCGGTCACCGTCTATGACACCTCCGGCCCCTACACCGACCCCACCGTGCAGATCGATGTGCGCAAAGGTCTGGCCGATGTGCGCTCGCCGTGGATCAATGACCGTAACGACACCGAGTTGCTGTCCGGTTTGAGCTCGAGCTTTGGTCAGGCACGCCTGGCCGATGCCGAACTCACCGCCATGCGC of Pseudomonas pohangensis contains these proteins:
- a CDS encoding TolC family outer membrane protein — its product is MLRRLSLAIAIASVVAAPAWASEPPLATQNDLMGVYRAAVRNNSDLAAAQARLASQQEAVPQALANLLPQLNGVVENTSTRTSVDTRPFGTIAQTGSGTSYQANLTQPLFNAAAWFQLKAADAAGQQAAVEFSAIQQDLILQTADAYYNVLSKQDDLATSKAEEAAFKRQLDQATERFDVGLSDKTDVLQAQASYDTARANRLLAQRFVEDAFQALTTLTNETYTSIAGLMHSLPILPPAPLDAKAWVDTSTKQNLRLQASNYAVTAAEESLKQSKSGHAPTVNAFAQYTTGDNDSLGLVNGSSIPGLYNGDADQSSIGVRLNMPLYTGGRTSSQVRQSFDLLQQTEFQQESLRRKVVQDARDLFRAVSTNVEQVSARKQTIISNKSALEATQIGYEVGTRDIVDVLLAQRALYTSVRNYNTARYAYIIDNLRLKQTAGTLSPTDLQELDKFLTATYNPDKDFLPPDVDKAAELQLKNDPRP
- the dctM gene encoding C4-dicarboxylate TRAP transporter large permease protein DctM, which translates into the protein MTILFLFVALFVLMFIGVPVAVSLGLAGSVTIMLFSPDSVRSLAIKLFETSEHYTLLAIPFFLLSGAFMTTGGVAKRLIDFANACVGHIRGGLAISAVLACMLFAALSGSSPATVAAVGSIAIAGMVRSGYPKEFGAGIVCNAGTLGILIPPSIVMVVYAAATEQSVGKLFMAGVVPGLLLGVALMVAIYVVARKMDLPAQPRASLRQLLGAGRRALWGLLLMVIILGGIYSGMFTPTEAAAVAAVYAGFIALFVYKDMTFRECPKVLLESGKLTIMLMFIIANAMLFAHVLTTEQIPQTITAMVIEAGLQPWQFLIVVNIVLLIAGAFMEPSAIILILAPILFPIAVQLGIDPIHLGIIMVVNMEIGLITPPVGLNLFVTSAVTGMPLTAVVRAAWPWLMLLLSFLLVITYIPAVTMALPNWLGMP
- the dctP gene encoding C4-dicarboxylate TRAP substrate-binding protein DctP, translating into MFKLTLKALACALSLGIAGLVQAADPIVIKFSHVVAEHTPKGQGALLFKKLAEERLPGRVKVEVYSNSSLFGDGKEMEALLLGDVQIIAPSLAKFEQYTKKLQVFDLPFLFNDIAAVDRFQQSADGQALLKSMEDKNITGLGYWHNGMKQLSANKALHEPKDARGLKFRVQASAVLEAQFKAVRANPRKMSFAEVYQGLQTGVVNGAENPWSNIYSQKLYEVQKYITESNNGVLDYMLITNTTFWNGLPADVRSELEKIIVEVTAKVNQLADELNEGDKQRIIAAKTSEIIQLTPEQRGMWVDAMKPVWKEFEGQIGADLIKSAEAANQQ
- a CDS encoding TRAP transporter small permease; this translates as MKSFLRLYDHFEEGFIAFLLASMTLVTFVYVILNNLYTLFYWLADRWPAASDTLFSIGDSIIEVAQAMTWSISLTKALFAWLIFFGIAYGVRTAGHIGVDALVKLATRPVQRIIGLIACLACLFYAGLIGVASYDWVATLFKAGIGAEDLGHYGVMQWQIALIVPLGYAVVFIRFFEIFVRILRNQQTGLGLADEAAEAMKLTEHDEPAQPEVKP
- a CDS encoding DMT family transporter — encoded protein: MPGYLYLTIAIVLEVIATSSMKALDGFNKPLPLLLVVVGYPVSLFLLSLVVKTVPVGVAYAIWSGMGIVLVSIAAVFIYQQKLDLPAVLGMSMIVGGVAVMQLFSQTTAA
- the waaA gene encoding lipid IV(A) 3-deoxy-D-manno-octulosonic acid transferase, encoding MNRLLYSLLLHLALPLIGLRLLWRAWRAPAYARRIGERFALGLPPLKPGGIWVHAVSVGESIAAAPMIRALLERYPQLPITITCMTPTGSERIQAMFAGADYQGRVQHCYLPYDLPWASRRFLRVVQPRLAVIMETELWPNHIHQCALRGVPVALANARLSERSARGYARFARLTAPMLAELSLIAAQTEAEAGRFRQLGARSECVQVTGSIKYDLTIDPRLTERATALRQQWSAITRPVWIAASTHAGEDAIVLAAHRQLLQRYPDALLILVPRHPERFGSVFELCQRAGMVTCRRSLTQPVEATTQVLLGDTMGELLFLYALADIAFVGGSLVPNGGHNLLEPAALGKPVLSGPELFNFLEIAAQLRAAGALGEVQGADTLCAMLERLWRQPAEVGRMRDAGLQVMRRNQGALQRLLDGLAGLLPAS